One stretch of Paenibacillus sp. FSL R5-0341 DNA includes these proteins:
- the fabF gene encoding beta-ketoacyl-ACP synthase II, translated as MERVVITGMGVISPLGNDVDTFWNGLIEGRSGISPIEHFDTASYKTRIAGVVRDFDGEERFGRKEARRMDRFVQFAVAAADQAVSQSGLVMDELDRERVGVYIGSGIGGIQTLMEQGKVLSDRGPARVSPTLVPMMISNMAAAMVSMRFGCWGPTLSPVTACSIGNTAIGEAFRLIRHGGADVIIAGGTEAAVTEVSLASFGNATALSTRNETFQAASRPFDAGRDGFVMAEGAGILVVESLSHALGRGANILAEVIGYGASSDAYHMVATHPEGRGAYLAMKASLKEAQIGPEDIDVINAHATSTEAGDLSETRAIKQLFGAAAYDIPVTANKSMTGHMLGAAGGAEAISLIQSLRHGIIPPTINQEQRDPECDLDYVPNEARRADLRIGMSNSFGFGGHNAVIVLQKYSS; from the coding sequence ATGGAACGAGTCGTGATTACAGGAATGGGAGTCATCTCTCCTTTGGGAAATGATGTAGATACATTCTGGAATGGATTAATAGAGGGCAGATCAGGGATATCGCCCATAGAGCATTTTGATACAGCTTCGTATAAAACCAGAATCGCTGGAGTGGTCCGTGATTTTGATGGTGAAGAGCGATTTGGACGCAAGGAAGCAAGGCGCATGGACCGATTCGTTCAATTCGCTGTTGCTGCTGCGGATCAGGCTGTATCGCAATCCGGTCTCGTGATGGATGAACTGGACCGTGAACGGGTAGGTGTATATATTGGTTCAGGCATAGGTGGCATCCAGACATTAATGGAACAAGGCAAGGTTCTGTCAGATCGGGGACCTGCGCGGGTTAGCCCAACACTGGTACCTATGATGATATCCAATATGGCTGCGGCTATGGTCAGTATGAGGTTTGGTTGCTGGGGGCCGACATTGTCGCCAGTAACGGCTTGTTCCATTGGCAATACAGCCATTGGAGAGGCTTTCCGGTTAATTCGTCATGGCGGAGCCGATGTTATTATTGCTGGTGGAACAGAAGCGGCTGTAACCGAAGTGTCCCTGGCAAGCTTCGGTAATGCGACAGCGTTGTCTACACGAAATGAAACGTTCCAAGCAGCCAGCCGTCCATTTGATGCGGGGAGAGACGGTTTTGTCATGGCGGAGGGCGCTGGAATTCTGGTTGTTGAGTCACTATCTCATGCACTGGGAAGAGGGGCGAATATTCTTGCCGAAGTGATTGGATATGGTGCCAGTTCAGATGCGTATCATATGGTAGCTACCCATCCGGAAGGGCGGGGTGCATATCTTGCAATGAAAGCATCGCTGAAAGAGGCTCAGATTGGACCGGAAGACATTGATGTGATTAACGCTCATGCTACCAGTACGGAGGCGGGTGATCTGTCCGAGACGAGAGCCATTAAACAGCTTTTCGGAGCAGCCGCCTATGACATTCCGGTTACGGCGAATAAATCGATGACGGGACATATGCTTGGTGCAGCAGGTGGTGCAGAGGCGATCTCACTTATTCAAAGTTTGCGGCATGGCATCATTCCTCCAACTATCAATCAAGAGCAGAGAGATCCCGAATGTGATCTGGATTATGTACCGAACGAGGCAAGAAGAGCAGATTTGCGGATTGGGATGTCTAATTCCTTTGGTTTTGGTGGTCATAATGCCGTTATTGTTCTTCAAAAATATTCATCTTAA
- the nirB gene encoding nitrite reductase large subunit NirB codes for MSRSKLVIIGNGMAGVKCVEEIIALAPDTYEIVIYGNEPRPNYNRIMLSKVLQGEHSLQDIIINDWTWYAEHHIRLCTGETVHRIDTRGKYIETASGIKETYDVLILATGSSPFIPPIPGMDKERVMSFRTIDDCTRMSDYSKVYRKAAVIGGGLLGLEAARGLLHLGMEAVVVHNAPYIMNRQLDQKAAVMLQQELEDQGMSFLLAKNTQKITGRSQAQGLLFTDGSKLEAQVVIVAVGIRPNVDLARRSGIATNRAIMVDDYMRTSVPDIYAVGECAEHRGISYGLVAPLYEQGKVLARTLCGQETSEYKGSIPYSQLKVSGVDVFSAGDISGEGMQTAIQHLDGIRGTYKKVLMQAGKVRGAILFGDTAEGTALLGLVQRGADVAELAPREGAPDPAEMAAAALPAQETVCACNNVTKAAIMKAIQEQGLETADQVKEQTKASGSCGGCRPMVAALLKHTHNLKNNGGTGVVATLDKPAPMPVCSCTALGHAELKEMLADIIVPETDLPLILQKLGWGSELGCAVCRPVIHYYLQVSARTIHDQGIESIQEIQVRWDDQIPLSSYARDAGGLAAQLRTSWIGAAMPSPVNIGVAPGPGSLVSALVQDIGLLASPAGWEIYAGGHAEHPVKQGGLLGVAETEVQAAELASACLQWYRQTAWYDEPLWAWTERLGFMSIRETLLDDQLQKELAATLHADI; via the coding sequence ATGAGCAGAAGCAAACTGGTGATTATCGGGAATGGCATGGCTGGAGTGAAGTGTGTTGAAGAGATTATCGCACTGGCGCCTGATACGTATGAGATTGTAATTTACGGCAATGAACCCCGTCCCAACTACAATAGGATCATGTTATCGAAAGTATTGCAGGGGGAGCATTCGTTACAGGATATCATTATCAATGATTGGACCTGGTATGCCGAGCATCATATTCGGTTATGCACAGGTGAAACAGTACACCGAATTGATACCCGCGGAAAATATATAGAGACTGCATCCGGCATAAAGGAAACGTATGATGTCCTGATTCTGGCAACAGGGTCTTCACCGTTTATCCCACCTATTCCTGGAATGGATAAAGAGCGGGTCATGTCCTTCCGGACCATTGATGATTGTACGCGTATGTCTGACTATTCCAAAGTATATCGAAAGGCTGCAGTCATTGGTGGTGGATTGCTTGGACTGGAGGCTGCACGCGGGTTGCTGCATCTGGGGATGGAAGCCGTGGTGGTCCATAACGCACCTTACATTATGAATCGACAGCTCGATCAGAAGGCCGCCGTGATGCTCCAGCAGGAGCTTGAAGACCAGGGTATGTCCTTTCTTTTGGCCAAAAATACGCAGAAAATTACCGGACGATCGCAGGCCCAGGGGCTGCTGTTCACAGATGGTTCCAAGCTTGAAGCTCAGGTTGTCATTGTCGCGGTAGGGATTCGGCCAAATGTGGATCTGGCCAGACGAAGCGGAATCGCTACCAATCGGGCAATCATGGTAGATGACTATATGCGCACCAGTGTACCGGATATATACGCAGTTGGGGAATGTGCCGAACATCGGGGAATCAGTTATGGTCTGGTGGCTCCCTTGTATGAGCAGGGGAAAGTACTCGCACGTACGCTCTGTGGACAGGAAACGTCTGAATACAAAGGGTCTATTCCTTACTCACAGCTGAAGGTATCAGGGGTTGATGTTTTCTCGGCGGGCGATATCAGTGGGGAGGGCATGCAGACCGCAATTCAACATCTGGATGGTATTCGAGGCACATACAAAAAAGTGCTGATGCAGGCTGGCAAAGTGCGTGGAGCCATTTTATTTGGAGATACAGCCGAAGGGACGGCATTGCTTGGACTGGTGCAACGAGGTGCGGATGTGGCGGAATTGGCTCCGCGTGAAGGGGCCCCGGATCCGGCTGAGATGGCTGCTGCGGCATTACCGGCTCAGGAGACCGTATGTGCCTGCAACAATGTGACCAAGGCTGCGATAATGAAGGCCATTCAGGAACAGGGCCTGGAAACGGCAGATCAGGTGAAGGAGCAGACCAAGGCGTCAGGTTCATGCGGTGGCTGTCGCCCGATGGTGGCTGCTCTGTTGAAACATACGCATAACCTGAAAAATAACGGGGGTACTGGAGTAGTAGCCACATTGGATAAACCTGCTCCAATGCCTGTATGCAGTTGTACTGCGCTTGGGCATGCAGAACTGAAGGAAATGCTGGCTGACATCATTGTTCCAGAGACAGACCTACCTTTGATCTTGCAGAAACTGGGATGGGGTTCGGAGCTTGGCTGCGCGGTATGTCGTCCAGTGATCCACTATTATTTACAAGTGTCTGCTCGAACGATACATGATCAAGGAATCGAGAGTATCCAAGAGATTCAGGTGCGCTGGGATGATCAGATCCCGTTGTCTTCCTATGCGAGGGATGCGGGTGGCTTGGCAGCACAGCTTCGTACGAGTTGGATTGGTGCAGCGATGCCGTCGCCCGTGAATATAGGCGTCGCACCAGGGCCGGGATCATTGGTGAGCGCACTTGTGCAAGATATTGGCTTGCTGGCATCACCAGCTGGATGGGAGATCTACGCAGGCGGTCATGCAGAGCATCCGGTCAAGCAAGGTGGCTTGCTCGGGGTGGCTGAAACAGAGGTGCAAGCGGCCGAACTCGCATCAGCCTGCCTTCAATGGTATCGCCAAACCGCCTGGTATGATGAGCCACTATGGGCGTGGACGGAGCGATTGGGATTCATGTCGATTCGGGAAACATTGCTGGATGACCAGTTGCAGAAGGAACTTGCAGCTACACTTCATGCTGATATATAG
- a CDS encoding response regulator transcription factor, whose protein sequence is MTKVLIIEDDNMLGDTLSLYLQGEGYDVIRVDNARDGLLQLQARPDILLLDLMLPDSGDKNPCSLMRQHTAIPIIVISSLTEVAERIRSLTDGADDYVCKPFSMQELKARIEAVLRRYSILNNSVVTEQESGISLDLARRTVLLNNQRVEMTFSEFEIMKLFVLNPGKVYSRYALIEAIRGIDAYINDRTIDVHITKLRKKIEDNPKNPQYIQTIWGVGYKFTP, encoded by the coding sequence ATGACCAAAGTGCTTATCATAGAGGACGACAACATGTTAGGTGATACGTTATCCCTGTATTTGCAAGGTGAAGGGTATGATGTTATCCGTGTCGATAACGCAAGAGATGGTCTTCTACAGCTTCAAGCGCGGCCTGATATCCTGCTTCTTGACTTGATGCTCCCTGATTCGGGAGATAAAAATCCTTGCTCTCTTATGCGCCAACATACGGCAATCCCCATCATCGTCATCTCTTCGTTAACCGAGGTTGCGGAGCGGATTCGATCATTAACAGACGGGGCTGATGACTATGTATGCAAACCTTTCAGCATGCAGGAACTGAAGGCTCGTATTGAGGCTGTATTACGTCGCTACTCCATATTGAACAACTCTGTTGTCACTGAACAGGAAAGCGGAATATCTCTCGACCTGGCCCGCAGAACCGTACTGTTGAATAACCAGCGAGTGGAAATGACGTTTTCCGAATTTGAAATCATGAAGCTATTTGTCCTCAATCCGGGCAAGGTCTACAGTCGTTATGCCCTGATTGAAGCCATTCGTGGTATTGATGCCTATATTAATGACCGCACCATAGATGTGCACATTACCAAGCTTCGCAAAAAAATTGAGGACAACCCGAAAAACCCCCAATATATTCAAACCATCTGGGGGGTCGGATATAAGTTCACACCTTAG
- a CDS encoding nitrate/nitrite transporter yields MESKSFWKSGHKPTLFGAFMYFDISFMIWGMLGPLAVVIALDYPMTPLEKANLVALPILGGSILRLVLGFMSDYIGPKLTAQIGMLVTLVPLLLGWLWVDSLSQLYVVALLLGVAGASFAAALPLAGQWYGKEHQGLAMGIAGAGNSGTVLATLFANRLATHFGSWEVVFGLAIIPIAIVFILFSIFAKNSPNRPEPKKLSQYGSLLKQKDAWVFCAFYCVTFGGFVGLCNYLTIFFNTQYGLSPVRAADITTFCVIAGSFFRPVGGYLADKIGGTRMLTFLYTGACIMLIGVSFMPPLPVVVVMLFLGMMCLGAGNGSVFQLVPQRFGNEIGLMTGIVGAAGGLGGYALPLILGQLYSSYQSYTPGFVILSLIAAASLILVLFMQSRWRVSWLSRSNKGMTESTSLSS; encoded by the coding sequence ATGGAGAGCAAAAGTTTTTGGAAAAGCGGGCATAAGCCCACCCTCTTCGGGGCGTTTATGTATTTTGACATCAGTTTTATGATATGGGGGATGCTTGGTCCACTCGCAGTTGTTATTGCATTGGATTATCCGATGACTCCGCTGGAAAAGGCCAATCTGGTCGCATTGCCTATTCTCGGCGGCTCCATCCTGCGCCTTGTGCTTGGCTTCATGTCTGATTATATTGGTCCGAAACTGACCGCACAGATCGGGATGCTCGTTACCTTAGTTCCTTTGTTACTCGGCTGGCTATGGGTCGACTCTTTAAGCCAACTGTACGTGGTGGCACTCTTGCTCGGTGTCGCAGGCGCCTCCTTTGCTGCTGCGCTACCTCTAGCAGGCCAATGGTATGGCAAAGAGCATCAGGGTCTGGCCATGGGTATTGCCGGGGCGGGTAACAGCGGAACCGTACTTGCGACGTTGTTTGCCAATCGCTTGGCTACGCATTTTGGCAGCTGGGAAGTTGTGTTCGGACTTGCTATTATACCGATCGCTATCGTATTTATTCTCTTTTCTATCTTTGCCAAAAATAGCCCTAACCGGCCTGAACCCAAGAAATTGTCTCAATACGGAAGTCTGCTTAAACAAAAAGATGCCTGGGTATTCTGTGCCTTCTATTGTGTAACCTTTGGCGGTTTCGTTGGATTATGTAACTATCTCACCATCTTCTTCAACACCCAATACGGACTCTCTCCTGTTCGTGCCGCAGACATTACCACCTTCTGTGTGATCGCAGGCAGTTTCTTCCGGCCTGTTGGAGGGTACTTGGCGGACAAAATTGGCGGAACCCGCATGCTAACTTTCCTGTACACAGGAGCTTGTATCATGTTGATCGGTGTATCCTTCATGCCACCACTTCCTGTTGTCGTAGTCATGTTGTTCCTCGGCATGATGTGTCTGGGAGCAGGAAATGGCTCCGTGTTCCAACTGGTTCCCCAACGCTTCGGTAACGAGATTGGTCTAATGACAGGCATTGTAGGTGCCGCTGGCGGATTGGGCGGATATGCATTGCCGCTGATTCTCGGTCAACTGTATAGCAGCTATCAATCCTATACACCAGGCTTTGTCATTCTTAGCCTGATTGCAGCAGCTTCCCTAATCCTTGTTCTCTTCATGCAATCCCGCTGGCGTGTAAGCTGGCTGAGCCGAAGCAACAAAGGCATGACTGAATCGACATCCCTCTCGTCCTGA
- a CDS encoding response regulator has protein sequence MDGDHLLRDLVLNFTLILIFVFLIHHYLNQTNATRTSSITTRVIIGIALSMLGTALYYFSIVLSDGTMLNFRASVYLLASYFGGSASTFVTFAFMWIFRINMGRNPLLENWQYALLELFFVVAICLIFKYVRGFMQKWLFGSLLLITVYELIVLKTYSPSLLVMGMILLFQCICFLAIVLFLYYLNQNHRYRRLVIQRDREMLEMLRMQPGFTFKIHKQNGKFEYLLLEGEMLARLGLDMSSLKHDYKLGTLNILPKEKVEFLRKQFNRAWEGESFFYEIEHEGYYSLVKVRPLREDGVVKYVVGYGLDITEHRAVKRRIQESEERYRTLERVSADWFVGMDSNRCIVSVNQKFLDVLGLDRHQVIGRQLEEMLFIEQLEHWLLIFQKALHHNIVQETELSLIIGEGHEQHVRVHLYPDKALNSSEKIKAVIHDISEQYKRVKADKANQAKSEFLAFMSHEIRTPLSGIISFSLLLQRTDLSPQQLDYLSKINASSQTLLTLVNDILDFSKIEAGKLTLEKVSFSPEDVFKRVADQIGVAIGHKDIEVIFTTDSDLPLTVIGDPFRLEQVLLNLLSNAIKFTEHGYVTLRAEVLSLEAEQVQVRFEVEDTGIGISPEQLERLFVPFTQAEPSTYRTYGGSGLGLVICYLLVTSLGGNLRVDSVLGEYSLFSFDLIFELADTEEESSFLQTFPLLYCVNDVVIIEEDERMGESLKQMLYSFGMKPTLYPSLNHMMESDWCVPHADGASSLLIMMDMDAEDTVNGSSWDNFMKRLNRTQFQMVGYTHAFSENALWSEERSFRPDIMMIKPITRLGLFEVLLALQGEGPLENHRRVEGDEPYLLKSKGHILIAEDQEINQLVIRAMLEHMGFEVTLADSGTEVLKKLGEQTWELILMDMYMPEMNGIDATRHIRKMRQYDRTPIIALTANSLQIDHETCFEVGMNAILTKPIHEQQMTDTLETWIDVKGMREISGIDADKAIRQMDGKPHILQYALTKFRMEYGPFQKKLTIKLQQQQIAAVIRSVHSLRGVAANLHAVDLLRPVLQLESLLSRPLFEEEELNSILEKVQQEIDRITESLPW, from the coding sequence CAGTGTGTATCTGCTCGCCTCTTATTTTGGTGGGAGTGCCTCCACATTCGTTACTTTTGCATTCATGTGGATTTTTCGAATTAATATGGGGCGTAATCCCTTGTTGGAGAACTGGCAGTATGCGTTATTAGAGTTGTTCTTTGTTGTAGCCATATGCCTGATCTTCAAGTACGTCAGGGGATTTATGCAGAAGTGGTTGTTCGGATCGTTACTGCTGATTACTGTATATGAGTTGATTGTACTTAAGACATATTCTCCTTCTCTACTAGTGATGGGGATGATTCTCCTTTTTCAATGTATCTGCTTTTTGGCGATTGTACTATTCCTGTATTATCTGAACCAAAATCATCGATATAGGCGATTGGTCATTCAAAGGGATCGGGAAATGCTGGAGATGCTTCGTATGCAGCCCGGGTTTACGTTTAAAATCCATAAACAGAACGGGAAATTCGAATACCTTCTGCTTGAAGGAGAGATGCTCGCCCGGTTGGGTTTGGATATGAGCAGTCTGAAGCATGATTACAAGTTGGGCACCCTGAACATTTTACCTAAAGAGAAGGTTGAGTTTCTACGAAAGCAGTTTAATCGAGCATGGGAAGGGGAATCTTTTTTTTACGAGATTGAGCATGAAGGTTACTATTCACTGGTGAAAGTTCGCCCTCTGCGAGAAGATGGTGTAGTGAAGTATGTCGTGGGATATGGACTTGATATTACGGAGCACAGAGCAGTTAAACGAAGAATTCAAGAGAGTGAAGAGCGATATCGAACACTTGAGCGAGTGTCGGCAGACTGGTTTGTCGGTATGGATAGCAACAGGTGTATTGTGTCGGTTAATCAGAAATTTCTGGATGTTCTCGGTCTCGACAGGCACCAAGTGATCGGACGTCAGCTTGAAGAAATGTTGTTCATTGAGCAGTTGGAGCACTGGTTGTTGATTTTCCAAAAAGCCTTACACCATAATATAGTCCAGGAGACGGAATTGAGTTTGATTATTGGAGAAGGTCATGAGCAGCATGTGCGGGTTCACCTATACCCGGATAAAGCGCTTAACTCAAGTGAGAAAATTAAGGCGGTTATTCATGATATTTCGGAACAGTATAAACGTGTTAAGGCCGACAAAGCGAACCAGGCGAAAAGTGAGTTTCTTGCCTTTATGAGTCACGAGATTCGTACCCCACTGAGCGGTATTATCAGCTTTTCGTTGTTGCTTCAACGGACAGATCTATCCCCACAGCAATTGGATTATTTGAGTAAAATCAATGCGTCCTCCCAAACCCTGCTTACTCTCGTGAATGATATTCTTGATTTTTCAAAAATTGAGGCAGGTAAGCTGACTTTGGAGAAGGTTTCTTTTTCACCAGAGGATGTATTCAAGCGTGTGGCAGATCAGATCGGTGTGGCCATCGGGCACAAAGACATCGAAGTGATCTTTACGACCGATTCCGATCTGCCGTTAACGGTGATTGGTGATCCGTTCCGACTTGAACAGGTGTTATTGAATCTGCTGAGTAATGCGATTAAATTTACGGAGCATGGATATGTCACATTGCGGGCAGAGGTGCTTTCATTGGAAGCGGAGCAAGTTCAGGTCCGTTTTGAGGTAGAGGATACGGGGATTGGAATCTCACCTGAACAACTGGAACGGCTTTTTGTCCCGTTTACTCAAGCGGAACCTTCGACGTATCGAACATATGGTGGTTCTGGACTTGGGCTGGTGATCTGTTATCTTCTGGTGACCTCCTTGGGAGGAAACTTGCGTGTGGATAGTGTGCTGGGAGAGTACAGTCTGTTTTCGTTCGATTTGATATTTGAACTTGCAGATACGGAAGAAGAGAGTTCATTTCTGCAAACATTCCCTTTGCTATATTGTGTGAATGATGTGGTTATCATTGAAGAGGATGAACGGATGGGCGAAAGCCTGAAGCAGATGCTCTACTCATTCGGGATGAAGCCAACGCTGTATCCTTCCTTGAACCATATGATGGAGAGCGATTGGTGTGTACCTCATGCAGATGGGGCAAGTTCCCTGTTAATAATGATGGATATGGATGCAGAGGACACCGTCAACGGGTCGTCATGGGACAATTTCATGAAACGATTGAATCGAACCCAATTTCAAATGGTGGGTTATACCCATGCTTTTAGTGAAAATGCCCTATGGAGTGAGGAGAGATCCTTTCGCCCGGATATCATGATGATCAAACCGATTACACGTCTGGGGTTGTTCGAAGTTTTACTTGCACTTCAAGGTGAAGGACCACTGGAGAACCATCGGAGGGTAGAAGGCGATGAACCCTATTTGCTTAAATCCAAAGGCCACATTTTGATCGCTGAGGACCAAGAAATCAATCAACTGGTTATTCGAGCGATGCTGGAACATATGGGATTCGAGGTGACGCTGGCAGACAGTGGCACAGAGGTTTTGAAGAAATTGGGTGAACAAACATGGGAATTGATTCTAATGGATATGTACATGCCCGAAATGAATGGAATTGATGCAACGCGACACATTCGCAAGATGAGGCAATATGATCGTACGCCCATTATCGCGCTAACTGCGAATAGTCTACAAATAGATCATGAGACTTGCTTTGAGGTTGGTATGAATGCCATCCTGACCAAACCGATTCATGAACAACAGATGACAGATACATTGGAAACATGGATTGATGTGAAAGGCATGCGAGAGATCAGCGGAATTGATGCAGATAAGGCGATTAGGCAGATGGACGGCAAGCCGCATATTCTGCAATATGCGCTCACGAAATTCAGAATGGAGTATGGCCCGTTTCAGAAAAAACTGACGATTAAGCTTCAGCAGCAGCAGATTGCTGCTGTGATCCGCAGCGTTCATTCACTCCGAGGCGTAGCTGCCAATCTGCATGCAGTGGACCTGTTACGTCCGGTTCTTCAACTTGAATCGCTCTTGTCCCGTCCGTTATTCGAAGAAGAGGAACTGAATTCGATATTGGAGAAGGTGCAACAGGAGATTGATAGAATTACCGAGTCTCTGCCATGGTGA
- a CDS encoding helix-turn-helix transcriptional regulator: MNYDVRLQALSTFLKTQRSKISPESVGLPTGSRRRTPGLRREEVSQLAGVSTTWYTWLEQGRDIQVSHSVLDNIASALKLTADERKYLFSLAMEHHSELPTLEEEPVQLHPSLQKILQELHHCPTVISDRRCYIVGWNDAARHVFMDFEQIPLEQRNMISLLFDRKEFRRLAVNWEDFVSGFLAIFRAYYGQYVDDEWYNLFLDDMMNRHPDFHTLWKQSSVSSAPDVLIEFRHAKAGKMLFDLTSLQVQGSSDLRCSVYTPAPETATERKLMRLIEREAN, from the coding sequence TTGAACTACGATGTCAGGCTACAGGCCCTATCTACTTTTCTGAAAACACAGCGTTCCAAAATTTCACCCGAATCGGTTGGTTTACCTACTGGAAGTCGGCGCAGAACGCCTGGGCTGAGGAGAGAAGAAGTCTCCCAACTGGCAGGAGTAAGTACAACGTGGTATACCTGGCTGGAGCAAGGTCGGGATATTCAGGTATCCCATTCCGTGTTGGATAACATTGCTTCAGCACTAAAGCTTACTGCAGATGAACGAAAATATCTGTTTTCGCTCGCGATGGAACATCACTCGGAGCTACCCACGCTGGAAGAAGAACCTGTTCAACTGCACCCTTCCCTGCAGAAAATCTTGCAAGAACTTCACCACTGCCCTACCGTGATCTCGGATCGACGCTGTTACATTGTCGGCTGGAATGATGCAGCCCGGCATGTTTTTATGGATTTTGAACAGATTCCCCTCGAACAGCGGAATATGATCAGTCTGTTATTTGATCGAAAGGAGTTTCGCAGGCTCGCGGTGAACTGGGAGGATTTTGTTAGCGGATTTCTGGCGATTTTTCGTGCTTATTATGGTCAGTATGTCGATGATGAATGGTATAATTTATTTCTGGATGACATGATGAACAGACATCCCGATTTTCATACCCTCTGGAAACAGAGCAGTGTCAGCAGTGCCCCGGATGTATTAATCGAGTTCAGACATGCCAAAGCAGGCAAAATGTTGTTTGATCTGACCTCGTTGCAGGTTCAAGGCAGCTCCGATCTGCGATGCAGTGTATACACGCCGGCACCAGAGACCGCTACCGAGCGCAAACTGATGCGCCTGATTGAGCGTGAAGCTAACTGA